A window of the Hyphomicrobiales bacterium 4NK60-0047b genome harbors these coding sequences:
- the pepN gene encoding aminopeptidase N, which translates to MRTDNPPVIHLKDYTPSAYLIDDVSLDFALSPKATKVSSKLKMRPNPASDETDAQLVLDGEMIKLKSVKLDGSVLKADSDYVVADETLTLFKLPQKAFTLEINTVCNPEANKALSGLYRSSGNYCTQCEAEGFRRITYYLDRPDVMAVFTVRVEGSLDDNPVLLSNGNLIEQGEGKTAGTHYTLWHDPHPKPAYLFALVGGDLAVVKDSFTTASGNQVELGIYVEHGKEDRCDWAMDSLKRSMKWDEERFGREYDLDIFNIVAVSDFNMGAMENKGLNIFNDKLVLARPDTATDNDYMAIESVIAHEYFHNWTGNRITCRDWFQLCLKEGLTVYRDQEFSSDERNRAVQRIMDVRRLKAVQFPEDGGPLSHPVRPNSYIEINNFYTSTVYQKGAELCRMIETIVGFKGFRKGMDLYFKRHDGEAATVEDFIASMADANKADLSQFSTWYNQSGTPELVCKYTFNEEKKTGTLNVEQVTAPTQDQSKKVPLHIPLRLGFVAAGGRDKTPKLLSGERIKDSVIHIKESSQSFEFKSVTARNVPSLLRDFSAPVNLRIDYTEKELIYLAQNDANLFNRWQAAQTLLTNSLLHMIERIRDGKAPGGNARLARLIGKTVLNEEIDPAYRAAFLSLPTEADLVRALGNNIDPTANGRAKKALAKSIGKTLRDGLIEVYETHQGRGAYSPDALSEGKRSLRASCLMFLTATEMAEEYERANIHYNTARNMTAAVAALQSLNGHRSAERDIVFQDFHDKWLDDHLVIDKWFGLQAMCPLPSALKTVRSLLRHEKFNIENPNKVRAVLAAFAGANPTQFNRPDGKGYELMAKQILRIDRFNPQIAARLIGSFRSWQKLEPTRQDLMKEQLKAISLESKLSKDSYEIVQKILG; encoded by the coding sequence ATGCGCACAGATAACCCACCCGTTATTCATTTAAAAGATTATACACCCAGCGCCTATCTTATAGATGACGTCTCACTCGACTTTGCACTGTCTCCTAAAGCGACGAAGGTTTCATCTAAATTAAAAATGCGTCCTAACCCTGCTTCTGATGAGACGGATGCACAGCTTGTTCTTGATGGTGAGATGATTAAGCTCAAATCAGTGAAGCTTGATGGTTCAGTTTTAAAAGCTGACAGTGACTATGTGGTTGCAGATGAAACCCTGACACTTTTTAAGCTTCCGCAAAAAGCCTTTACTCTAGAGATTAATACAGTTTGTAATCCTGAAGCCAACAAAGCCCTTTCAGGACTTTATCGTTCATCTGGAAATTATTGCACACAATGTGAAGCAGAAGGTTTCCGCCGGATTACTTACTACCTAGACCGCCCTGATGTTATGGCGGTGTTTACGGTGCGTGTTGAAGGCTCGCTTGATGACAACCCTGTTCTTTTATCGAATGGTAATTTGATTGAGCAGGGAGAGGGAAAAACAGCTGGCACCCATTACACTCTGTGGCATGACCCTCATCCGAAACCGGCTTATTTATTTGCACTTGTTGGCGGTGATCTTGCCGTTGTGAAAGATAGCTTTACAACCGCTTCAGGAAACCAGGTTGAGCTTGGCATCTATGTTGAGCATGGGAAAGAAGATCGCTGTGACTGGGCGATGGATAGTTTAAAGCGCTCAATGAAGTGGGATGAAGAGCGCTTTGGCCGCGAATATGATCTCGACATTTTTAATATTGTAGCTGTTTCCGATTTTAATATGGGGGCTATGGAAAATAAGGGGCTGAATATCTTTAACGACAAGCTCGTGCTTGCTCGCCCTGATACGGCCACCGACAATGATTATATGGCGATTGAATCAGTGATTGCGCATGAGTATTTCCATAACTGGACGGGCAACAGAATTACGTGTCGTGACTGGTTTCAACTTTGCCTAAAAGAAGGTCTCACCGTTTACCGGGACCAGGAATTTTCATCTGATGAGCGGAACCGTGCTGTGCAGCGGATTATGGATGTCCGTCGCTTGAAGGCTGTGCAATTTCCTGAAGATGGTGGTCCGCTGTCTCACCCTGTCCGTCCCAATAGTTATATCGAGATCAATAACTTTTATACATCAACGGTTTATCAAAAAGGTGCTGAACTTTGCCGGATGATTGAAACCATTGTTGGCTTTAAAGGGTTTCGCAAGGGTATGGATCTTTACTTCAAGCGCCATGACGGAGAGGCTGCAACCGTTGAAGATTTTATTGCCTCAATGGCTGATGCGAATAAGGCTGATCTTTCGCAATTTTCTACCTGGTACAATCAATCTGGGACGCCGGAGCTTGTTTGCAAATACACATTCAATGAAGAAAAGAAAACAGGCACTCTAAACGTTGAACAAGTTACAGCGCCGACACAAGATCAATCTAAGAAAGTTCCCTTACATATTCCACTGCGTCTTGGATTTGTGGCTGCTGGTGGCCGTGACAAAACGCCGAAATTACTGAGCGGTGAACGGATTAAAGATAGTGTTATTCATATTAAAGAATCGTCTCAAAGTTTTGAGTTTAAATCCGTAACAGCACGCAATGTGCCTTCGCTCTTACGTGACTTTTCTGCCCCTGTGAATTTGAGAATAGATTACACTGAAAAAGAACTGATTTATCTAGCTCAAAATGATGCGAATTTATTTAATCGCTGGCAAGCAGCTCAAACATTACTGACAAATTCACTCCTTCATATGATTGAGCGCATTAGAGATGGTAAAGCACCTGGTGGTAATGCCCGCCTTGCTCGCCTCATTGGCAAGACTGTTTTGAACGAGGAGATTGACCCAGCTTATAGGGCTGCGTTTTTATCCCTCCCGACTGAAGCGGATTTGGTACGTGCTTTGGGGAATAATATTGACCCGACTGCCAATGGGCGGGCGAAAAAAGCCTTGGCTAAATCTATTGGCAAAACGTTACGTGATGGCCTGATTGAAGTTTATGAAACTCATCAGGGACGCGGCGCTTATTCTCCTGATGCTTTGAGCGAAGGAAAACGTAGTTTGAGAGCTTCTTGCTTGATGTTCTTAACGGCAACTGAAATGGCTGAAGAGTATGAGCGGGCGAACATTCATTATAATACTGCCCGTAATATGACCGCTGCGGTGGCTGCGCTTCAATCATTGAATGGGCATCGCTCGGCTGAAAGAGATATCGTCTTTCAAGATTTCCATGACAAATGGCTTGATGATCATTTGGTGATTGATAAATGGTTTGGCCTGCAAGCTATGTGCCCTCTACCATCAGCTCTTAAAACAGTGCGGTCTCTTTTGCGGCATGAAAAATTTAACATTGAGAACCCAAATAAGGTACGGGCCGTATTGGCGGCTTTTGCTGGTGCCAACCCAACTCAATTTAACCGCCCAGATGGCAAGGGGTATGAGTTAATGGCCAAGCAAATTTTGCGCATTGATCGCTTTAATCCGCAGATTGCAGCACGTTTAATTGGTTCTTTTAGAAGTTGGCAAAAACTTGAGCCTACTCGCCAAGACCTTATGAAAGAGCAGCTAAAGGCTATTTCTCTCGAATCTAAGCTCTCTAAGGATAGTTATGAGATAGTTCAAAAAATACTTGGATAG
- a CDS encoding MBL fold metallo-hydrolase, whose translation MTLNRRDLLKIGATSASLMALPTLAGPAWSKNTISANGIRIDSVSDGHLQLPTSFLFGSLPKETYQPILKQYNLQADTQKRDCNLTLLRDGKRTILFDVGSGPNFMPTAGKIADAFEHLGVPMEEVTDVVFTHAHPDHLWGVLDEFDEPLFPNAKYMISEKEWAYWTDPNTLTNIAESRKSFAAGAKRLLGTIEKDMNFFKYGAEILPNIASLDTSGHTAGHASFEVKMGSENLVIVGDAISNHHISFEQPGISAGSDEDKDQGIKSRKSLLDKLSHEKTKLIGFHLPSPGIGYVEKKGNAYKFVADNKSK comes from the coding sequence ATGACACTGAATAGAAGAGATTTACTAAAAATAGGCGCAACGAGTGCTTCACTCATGGCACTACCAACGTTGGCCGGGCCTGCATGGAGTAAAAATACCATAAGCGCAAATGGCATTAGAATTGATAGTGTCAGCGATGGACATCTGCAATTACCAACATCATTTCTGTTCGGTTCTTTACCCAAAGAAACCTACCAGCCAATCCTGAAGCAATACAACCTTCAGGCTGACACACAAAAGAGAGACTGTAACCTGACCCTTTTAAGGGATGGCAAAAGAACCATTCTGTTTGATGTAGGTTCCGGTCCTAATTTTATGCCAACAGCCGGTAAAATTGCGGATGCATTTGAGCACTTAGGTGTTCCAATGGAAGAAGTAACCGATGTTGTCTTCACTCATGCTCACCCAGACCACTTATGGGGCGTATTAGATGAATTCGATGAACCATTATTCCCAAACGCTAAATATATGATTTCAGAAAAAGAATGGGCTTATTGGACTGACCCGAACACCTTAACAAACATTGCTGAAAGCCGGAAAAGCTTTGCGGCAGGTGCCAAACGATTACTTGGAACCATAGAAAAAGATATGAACTTCTTCAAATATGGCGCGGAAATCCTGCCAAACATAGCAAGCTTAGACACAAGCGGTCACACAGCCGGTCATGCATCTTTTGAAGTTAAAATGGGATCTGAAAACCTAGTGATTGTAGGTGATGCTATTAGCAATCATCACATTTCTTTCGAACAACCAGGCATCAGTGCAGGAAGCGATGAAGATAAAGACCAAGGCATAAAATCAAGAAAAAGCCTCTTGGATAAACTATCTCATGAGAAAACAAAACTAATTGGCTTCCATCTGCCAAGCCCAGGAATTGGCTACGTAGAGAAAAAAGGCAATGCTTATAAGTTTGTAGCTGATAATAAGTCTAAATAA
- the kdsC gene encoding 3-deoxy-manno-octulosonate-8-phosphatase KdsC codes for MKNNPQPLPIASKEGLKALKSVKLLCCDIDGVMTDGGMYYGAEGQIMVKFNVLDGMGIKLIQKLGIKTCFITMSNTYIIQSRADVLGIDYCYMGITDKREKMEELTNELSINFNETAHIADDVNDLSLLKAVGCSVTVPNGVEEVKATASFITSKAGGYGAVRELCDCLVKAQT; via the coding sequence ATGAAAAACAATCCGCAACCATTGCCAATTGCAAGCAAAGAGGGCCTAAAAGCCCTCAAATCAGTAAAATTACTGTGTTGCGACATTGATGGCGTCATGACCGATGGGGGCATGTATTATGGGGCTGAAGGCCAAATCATGGTCAAATTCAATGTCTTAGACGGCATGGGCATCAAGCTTATTCAAAAATTGGGTATTAAAACATGTTTTATCACCATGAGTAATACATATATCATTCAATCAAGAGCCGATGTTTTAGGTATTGATTATTGCTATATGGGCATTACTGATAAGCGTGAAAAAATGGAAGAATTGACCAATGAATTGTCAATTAACTTCAATGAAACAGCCCATATCGCAGATGATGTAAACGATCTTTCATTGCTAAAAGCTGTCGGCTGTTCCGTCACAGTTCCAAATGGAGTTGAAGAAGTCAAAGCAACAGCAAGCTTTATCACAAGCAAAGCCGGGGGCTATGGTGCGGTCCGAGAGCTATGCGATTGTCTTGTAAAAGCGCAAACATAA